A part of Uloborus diversus isolate 005 chromosome 6, Udiv.v.3.1, whole genome shotgun sequence genomic DNA contains:
- the LOC129224769 gene encoding major antigen-like, which translates to MSRDRKSKWKCEDCSDSERAASADTNAETPLTIEMIRDEIKSCYRSFEGQFLRELKPIKEEIGELKKSLDFCNKSSEEMNSKLIGIVDEIKRVREENRKLVLENRTLNDKIESIERELDAIELRSKENNIEINNSPEEKGENLNDIIGKMATELHLEEKGEIINMHRVPTQSKNKIKPIIVRFKDILTRNTWLRATKDNKNLTTTMINNKFEEQKIFINEHVTGKVKELHFIARKFKSENDYKFVWMKGGKVFLRKSENDRVIQVRRKEDLDKLRNNSDQFLCDGRP; encoded by the coding sequence atgTCTAGGGACAGAAAATCGAAATGGAAATGTGAAGATTGTAGCGACAGTGAAAGGGCAGCAAGTGCTGACACAAATGCTGAAACTCCTTTAACTATAGAAATGATTAGAGATGAAATCAAGAGTTGTTACCGTAGTTTCGAAGGGCAATTTTTACGAGAACTGAAGCCTATTAAAGAAGAAATTGGTGAACTAAAAAAATCCCTGGATTTCTGCAATAAATCGTCTGAAGAAATGAACAGTAAACTTATCGGCATAGTCGATGAAATAAAACGAGTTagagaagaaaatagaaaattgGTGCTGGAAAATAGAACATTGAACGATAAGATAGAAAGCATCGAACGGGAATTAGATGCAATCGAACTTCGATCGAAAGaaaacaacattgaaattaacaactcTCCTGAGGAAAAAGGAGAGAATCTGAATGATATAATTGGAAAGATGGCTACTGAGTTGCATCTAGAAGAAAAAGGTGAAATAATTAACATGCACCGAGTTCCAacgcaaagtaaaaataaaataaaacctatTATAGTGAGATTTAAGGATATTCTTACACGTAATACATGGCTCAGAGCtaccaaagataataaaaatttaactacgACCATGATTAACAATAAATTTGAAGAACAAAAGATTTTCATCAATGAACATGTTACAGGAAAGGTTAAGGAATTACATTTTATAGCCAGAAAATTCAAGAGTGAAAATGATTATAAATTTGTTTGGATGAAAGGAGGAAAGGTCTTTCTTCGAAAAAGTGAGAATGATAGAGTAATACAGGTAAGGAGGAAAGAGGACTTGGataaattgagaaataattcgGACCAGTTTTTGTGCGATGGAAGACCATGA